In Juglans regia cultivar Chandler chromosome 13, Walnut 2.0, whole genome shotgun sequence, the following proteins share a genomic window:
- the LOC109010810 gene encoding wall-associated receptor kinase 2-like, which produces MAFRRMLLYVACVVLMLSKMVAAASATSLAKPNCQNRCGDVEIPYPFGTTENCYLDDNYFINCSNSKPLRGNIEVVNISIQGELEILMFIAEECYQNSSGVHVVDNTTSLTTATFTISNIKNKFFAVGCDTYANLTAYRNNEPFSIGCMSTCQSLTNVDSGSCSGIGCCQVDIPTGLKNFTLEANSFDYHKNVYDFSPCSFAFVTNEEFKFSSDYLETMPVDKEGNLKMVLDWAIGNQTCKTAPSKPDYVCGQNAECDNPPEGVDGYHCKCKEGYEGNPYLHDGCQDIKECQVRKPCNATANCIDTEGGFTCTCPEGYEGDGKVYGTGCSRRPKASDSHAKIIIIALIAISIGLSALFVVGSSIYCGLKRKRLLKLKEKFFQQNGGLLLQQKLSDDRTSMETAKIFSAEELEKATNNYDESRVLGQGSYGTVYRGVLPDDKLVAIKKSKLCDQSQIEQFINEVIVLTQINHRNIVKLLGCCLETEVPLLVYEFITNGTLSAHIHDKVLSSSLSWRKRLKIAADTAGALAYLHFSTSTPIIHRDVKPANILLDDNYSAKVSDFGTSRLVPLDQTQLTTLVKGTLGYLDPEYFHSSQLTEKSDVYSFGVVVAELLTGKKALSFDRPESDRSLAVNFSSAVKEDRLHQILENHIVRDGNINEINEVAKLVKQCLSIRGDDRPNMKEVAMELEGLRSLDQKHQRGEVDLYTKEAECRVTPPAQYSFSINGVNNGCSSTSTTMGYESMRNQDLKPLILNDGR; this is translated from the exons ATGGCTTTCCGTAGGATGCTCTTGTACGTGGCATGTGTTGTTCTGATGTTATCGAAAATGGTTGCAGCAGCATCAGCAACTTCATTAGCCAAGCCAAACTGCCAGAACAGGTGTGGAGATGTTGAGATCCCTTATCCATTTGGCACAACGGAAAATTGCTACCTTgatgataattattttatcaattgtAGCAATTCCAAACCACTGCGGGGAAATATTGAAGTCGTCAACATTTCCATCCAAGGCGAGCTTGAAATCTTGATGTTTATAGCCGAAGAATGTTACCAAAACTCGAGTGGTGTGCATGTGGTTGACAACACGACCTCTCTCACTACCGCCactttcacaatttccaacatcAAAAACAAGTTCTTCGCTGTCGGCTGTGACACTTACGCCAACCTCACTGCTTACCGGAACAATGAACCCTTCTCCATAGGCTGCATGTCTACGTGTCAAAGTCTTACGAATGTCGACAGTGGATCTTGCTCTGGAATTGGGTGTTGCCAGGTTGACATCCCAACAGGATTGAAGAACTTTACTTTGGAAGCTAATAGCTTTGACTATCACAAAAATGTCTATGATTTCAGTCCATGCAGCTTTGCTTTTGTGACTaatgaagagttcaaattcTCCTCTGATTATCTAGAAACAATGCCAGTTGACAAAGAAGGGAATTTAAAAATGGTTCTTGATTGGGCAATCGGTAATCAAACATGTAAAACTGCTCCGAGCAAGCCGGATTACGTTTGTGGACAGAACGCCGAATGTGATAATCCCCCAGAAGGGGTTGATGGGTATCATTGCAAGTGCAAAGAAGGTTATGAAGGAAACCCATACCTCCATGATGGTTGCCAAG ATATTAAGGAGTGCCAAGTTCGGAAACCTTGCAATGCTACAGCAAACTGCATCGACACTGAAGGGGGTTTCACATGTACTTGTCCCGAAGGATACGAAGGCGATGGAAAGGTTTACGGAACAGGTTGCAGTCGGCGGCCTAAAGCCAGCGACAGCCATGCGAAGATCATTATTATTGCACTAATTG CTATCAGCATTGGCCTCTCAGCATTGTTTGTGGTAGGTTCTTCAATATATTGTGGACTCAAGAGAAAAAGACTTCTCAAGCTGAAAGAGAAATTCTTCCAACAAAATGGTGGCTTGTTGTTGCAACAAAAACTCTCGGATGATAGAACTTCCATGGAGACAGCCAAAATCTTTAGTGCGGAAGAACTTGAAAAAGCTACAAACAATTACGATGAGAGTAGAGTACTTGGTCAAGGAAGCTATGGAACTGTTTATAGAGGAGTCTTACCAGATGATAAACTGGTCGccattaaaaaatcaaaactttgtGATCAGAGCCAAATTGAGCAATTCATAAATGAGGTGATTGTGCTTACCCAAATTAACCATAGAAACATCGTTAAGCTATTAGGTTGTTGTCTAGAAACAGAAGTGCCATTACTAGTTTATGAATTCATCACCAATGGAACTCTTTCAGCCCACATTCATGATAAAGTCCTATCATCCTCACTATCATGGAGAAAGCGTTTGAAGATAGCAGCAGATACTGCAGGAGCACTTGCATACTTGCATTTTTCGACTTCCACGCCAATTATACACAGGGATGTTAAGCCTGCAAATATTCTTCTGGATGATAACTATTCAGCAAAGGTGTCTGACTTTGGAACTTCAAGATTGGTCCCACTTGATCAAACACAATTAACTACTTTGGTGAAGGGAACTTTGGGGTACCTAGACCCAGAATACTTCCATAGCAGTCAACTTACAGAAAAAAGTGATGTCTACAGCTTTGGGGTTGTTGTGGCAGAGTTATTGACTGGTAAGAAAGCACTTTCTTTCGATAGGCCTGAAAGCGATAGAAGTTTGGCAGTAAACTTTAGTTCTGCAGTAAAAGAGGATCGCTTACATCAAATTCTTGAAAACCATATTGTACGTGATGGGAATATTAATGAGATAAATGAAGTTGCTAAGCTTGTGAAGCAGTGCTTAAGTATAAGAGGAGATGATAGGCCAAATATGAAGGAAGTGGCAATGGAGCTAGAGGGGTTGAGAAGTTTGGATCAAAAGCATCAACGGGGAGAGGTTGATCTCTATACAAAAGAGGCTGAATGCCGGGTCACTCCACCTGCACAGTACTCTTTCAGCATTAATGGTGTCAATAATGGTTGCTCTTCGACCAGCACAACAATGGGGTATGAAAGTATGAGAAACCAAGACTTGAAACCATTAATATTGAATGATGGTAGATGA